In Leptospira langatensis, a single window of DNA contains:
- a CDS encoding sigma-54-dependent Fis family transcriptional regulator: MNSTLDPDRLLDLILERCIQICEVGSGSLMLISRTDEVLDIVTFRGMNPSVRTKVKLRVGEGITGIVAASGEGMIVNDVTQNPHYISIKDEILSELAVPMIVEDEVIGVISLDSSRKQAFSDEHLELVSTLANMAAQIFKNLQTFRQLEQKNKIQQVLIDISRTVTSTLILQEIFDDIMERLDKSLNLERGSIVLFDSEKNILKLIAASGLTAEEMEKGVYLPGEGITGRVYENGEAVIVESIVNDENFLNRLDNANHFKNNPENVSFLAAPIKSDTDVLGVVSVFFVHKKYVDLKTYLDFLQVVASVIYQAIRIQKLIDEEKREISRENVLLKRELKNKYKFGSLIGKSKSMEKLFEMIQLVSDSRASVLITGESGTGKEMIASAIHYNSSRSDKPFIKINCAAIPENLLESELFGHKKGSFTGAVADKKGKFEMADTGTIFLDEIGEMDLNLQSKLLRVLQEKEIEAVGSVKPKKIDVRIIAATNADLEDLISQKLFRADLYYRLNVVNMETPPLRDRLEDVPLLINHFISKYSNENVKKIKGITREAHKLLMSYTWPGNVRELENVIERAVVLSQSEMLDIQDFSDISGRILYGEEGEEVEVGADPEAGSEVASSRFSPAHLDALDGRAMEVVVGEVEARLIKYAMKKFKYTKTRVAKFLGINRNTLDKKIKDLKIDY, translated from the coding sequence ATGAATTCAACTCTTGATCCGGATCGCCTTTTGGATCTTATCTTGGAGAGATGTATCCAAATTTGCGAGGTCGGTTCCGGATCTCTCATGTTGATCAGTCGGACGGACGAGGTCTTGGACATCGTTACCTTCCGGGGAATGAACCCTTCCGTTCGAACCAAAGTAAAACTGAGGGTGGGAGAAGGGATTACCGGGATCGTGGCTGCTTCTGGCGAGGGAATGATCGTTAACGACGTTACCCAGAACCCGCATTATATTTCCATTAAGGATGAGATCCTTTCCGAGTTAGCCGTTCCTATGATCGTAGAGGACGAGGTAATTGGGGTTATCTCGTTGGACTCCAGCAGAAAGCAGGCCTTCTCGGACGAGCATCTGGAGCTGGTTTCCACCTTGGCCAATATGGCCGCTCAGATCTTCAAGAACCTCCAGACCTTCCGTCAGCTGGAACAAAAGAATAAGATCCAACAAGTACTCATTGATATTTCCAGAACGGTAACTTCTACCTTGATCCTCCAAGAGATCTTTGACGATATCATGGAGAGACTCGATAAGTCTTTGAACTTGGAAAGAGGTTCTATCGTTCTATTCGATTCCGAAAAGAATATTCTCAAGCTGATCGCTGCCTCTGGCCTGACTGCAGAAGAAATGGAGAAGGGAGTTTATCTTCCGGGAGAAGGGATCACAGGAAGAGTATACGAGAACGGAGAAGCCGTCATCGTAGAGTCTATCGTAAACGACGAGAATTTCCTGAATCGTTTAGACAATGCCAATCATTTTAAGAATAATCCGGAGAACGTTAGTTTCCTTGCGGCTCCGATCAAGTCGGATACGGACGTTCTAGGCGTAGTCAGCGTCTTCTTTGTTCATAAGAAATACGTAGACTTAAAAACATACTTGGACTTCTTGCAAGTGGTCGCTTCCGTCATCTACCAAGCGATCCGTATCCAAAAGCTGATTGATGAGGAGAAGAGAGAGATCTCCAGAGAGAACGTACTCTTAAAACGAGAACTCAAGAACAAATACAAGTTCGGATCTCTCATCGGGAAGTCCAAGTCCATGGAGAAGCTGTTCGAGATGATCCAATTGGTCTCGGATTCCAGAGCTTCCGTATTGATCACTGGAGAATCCGGAACCGGTAAGGAAATGATCGCTTCTGCAATCCATTATAACTCTTCCCGTTCGGATAAGCCTTTTATAAAGATCAACTGTGCCGCTATTCCTGAGAACTTATTGGAGTCCGAGTTGTTCGGTCACAAGAAGGGATCCTTTACAGGCGCGGTTGCAGATAAGAAAGGAAAATTCGAGATGGCCGATACGGGAACCATCTTCTTGGACGAGATCGGAGAAATGGATCTGAACTTACAGTCCAAACTTCTTCGTGTTCTCCAAGAAAAGGAGATCGAGGCAGTCGGTTCCGTGAAACCCAAGAAGATCGACGTTCGGATCATCGCGGCTACGAATGCGGATCTGGAAGATCTGATCTCGCAGAAACTATTTCGCGCGGATCTATATTATAGATTGAATGTGGTGAACATGGAAACTCCTCCGTTGAGAGATCGATTGGAAGATGTTCCTTTGTTGATCAATCACTTCATTTCCAAATATTCCAACGAGAACGTAAAGAAGATCAAAGGAATTACTCGAGAGGCTCACAAGCTCCTGATGAGTTATACCTGGCCAGGAAACGTTCGAGAGCTGGAAAACGTGATCGAGAGAGCGGTGGTGTTATCCCAATCCGAGATGTTGGATATCCAAGATTTTTCCGATATCAGCGGACGAATTCTCTACGGAGAAGAAGGAGAAGAGGTCGAAGTGGGTGCCGATCCGGAGGCCGGTTCCGAAGTGGCAAGTTCCCGATTCTCTCCCGCTCACCTGGACGCGTTAGACGGAAGAGCTATGGAAGTGGTCGTTGGAGAAGTGGAAGCGAGACTCATCAAGTATGCCATGAAGAAATTCAAGTATACCAAGACTAGAGTCGCAAAGTTCCTAGGTATCAACCGAAACACTCTGGATAAGAAGATCAAGGATCTGAAGATAGATTATTAA
- a CDS encoding ACT domain-containing protein, translated as MIEFNYKEEYGIYRVTLKTSETAPGTLHKMVKAMFFMGFEILSGDIRTIKEGDSLVSYDEFLLRSSETDSKIKASKLGVLMSSVFSDENALEEMIQTSSEIDIRNTFYLGQDSQLEFEDVPGSSATKFYLEAPDRKGLLYFVTGVLKDLGINILSGEVRTDGKSLKAQDTFLLTDSRTGAGFAGSSVEERIRRYILQSSLNQV; from the coding sequence ATGATTGAATTTAACTACAAAGAAGAATACGGGATCTATCGGGTCACTCTCAAGACCTCCGAGACGGCTCCCGGAACTCTGCATAAAATGGTGAAAGCCATGTTTTTTATGGGCTTCGAGATCCTTTCGGGAGATATCCGTACGATCAAAGAAGGGGATTCTTTGGTCAGTTATGACGAGTTCCTGCTTAGATCTTCCGAGACGGACTCCAAGATCAAGGCCTCTAAACTAGGTGTACTTATGTCATCCGTCTTTTCCGATGAAAACGCATTGGAAGAAATGATCCAAACCTCAAGTGAAATAGATATTCGAAACACATTTTACTTAGGACAAGATTCCCAGTTAGAGTTCGAAGACGTACCGGGAAGTTCGGCCACAAAATTTTATCTCGAAGCACCCGATAGAAAGGGCTTACTTTACTTCGTAACCGGAGTTCTAAAGGACCTAGGGATCAATATTCTCTCGGGCGAAGTTAGAACAGACGGAAAATCTTTGAAGGCGCAAGATACTTTCCTATTAACCGACTCTCGTACAGGAGCCGGTTTTGCGGGAAGTTCGGTGGAAGAACGGATTCGCAGATATATTCTTCAGAGCAGTTTGAATCAAGTTTGA
- a CDS encoding ABC transporter ATP-binding protein, whose product MTNKQKFTEGFKLGKNQATFSNTKSSGPKVPPGTQAARGSYSSTLGTGLVGAEPSSESPFLILLGLARYFRNYKGRVVIIVGLLLTEIIVYSAIPFSFKFLIDEALIGKNETVLYITGALLITGTILITVAGTIRDYLYNWVSARAVRDMREELFIHLQRVNLDFYANTRMGDILSRFSTDLTALESAVLASIPWGISPLLEAIFGTALLFALDWKLGAIATLIWPITFLGPVFFSKRSTTASYERKIEEAKVLNAVEESVSAQNLIRVYDLDQAFWEKFKGNCEKLFHVSMKLGLTNSYLERSASGGILLLQAVLLIAGAWFAFHGMVSVGALAAFLPPFLNLSYSLLYVSQYFPTMNQASGSAKRILEILRTPAFETDSERPYAPSELLNSIRLEDLHFRYKGRNKNLNGVNLEIKKGSYTVILGSSGSGKSTIFKLILGMVEPSQGKISFDGIDLEKIRLQALHSMIGIVFQDTFLFHTSILENIRMGRPDATPEEAIEAAKLAEIHEFISGLPDGYETIVGDKGSKLSGGEKQRIALARALVRNPQILLLDEATSALDPITEARILKTLQKLREGRTIVSVTHRLTGLHAADQVLVLKNGNLDPHHSPENEPFTPPAIAL is encoded by the coding sequence ATGACAAATAAACAGAAATTCACCGAAGGCTTTAAACTCGGTAAAAATCAAGCGACCTTTTCTAATACAAAATCTTCCGGCCCTAAGGTGCCACCGGGAACCCAGGCTGCCAGGGGATCCTATTCCTCCACTCTAGGGACAGGTTTGGTTGGTGCTGAACCTTCTTCCGAGTCCCCCTTCCTTATTCTTCTTGGTCTAGCCAGATATTTTAGGAATTATAAAGGTCGGGTCGTTATCATTGTTGGCCTACTTTTAACCGAAATCATCGTTTATTCCGCGATTCCTTTCTCTTTTAAGTTTTTGATCGATGAGGCATTGATCGGAAAAAACGAAACCGTACTCTATATCACCGGTGCTCTTCTGATCACAGGCACGATACTGATCACAGTTGCCGGAACCATCCGGGATTATTTGTACAATTGGGTCTCCGCCAGAGCAGTCCGGGACATGAGAGAAGAACTCTTTATCCATCTCCAAAGAGTGAACCTGGACTTTTATGCAAATACCAGAATGGGAGATATACTCTCTCGCTTCTCAACGGATCTAACAGCCTTAGAAAGCGCCGTGCTTGCTTCGATCCCTTGGGGAATCTCTCCTCTTCTAGAAGCAATCTTTGGTACCGCTTTATTATTCGCTCTAGATTGGAAGTTAGGCGCCATTGCTACTCTGATCTGGCCGATCACTTTCCTAGGACCGGTATTCTTCTCTAAGAGATCCACAACTGCAAGTTATGAAAGAAAGATAGAAGAAGCCAAGGTCCTAAACGCAGTAGAAGAATCCGTTTCCGCGCAGAACCTGATCCGCGTGTACGATCTAGATCAAGCCTTTTGGGAAAAATTCAAAGGCAATTGCGAGAAGCTATTCCATGTCTCCATGAAATTAGGATTAACAAATTCCTACTTAGAACGCTCCGCGTCCGGAGGAATTCTTTTACTTCAGGCAGTTCTGCTCATCGCGGGAGCTTGGTTTGCATTCCATGGAATGGTGAGTGTGGGAGCTCTGGCAGCATTCCTTCCTCCGTTCCTGAACCTTTCGTATTCTCTTCTATATGTGTCTCAGTACTTTCCTACTATGAACCAGGCCAGCGGTTCTGCGAAACGTATTCTGGAAATCTTAAGGACTCCTGCATTCGAAACGGACAGTGAAAGACCTTATGCCCCTTCCGAACTTTTGAATTCTATTCGTTTAGAAGACCTGCATTTCCGTTATAAGGGCAGGAATAAGAACCTGAACGGGGTCAATCTGGAGATCAAGAAAGGAAGTTACACGGTCATTCTAGGTTCCAGTGGATCCGGAAAGAGTACCATCTTCAAATTGATCTTAGGAATGGTGGAACCAAGCCAAGGCAAGATCAGTTTCGACGGGATCGATTTGGAAAAGATCCGATTGCAAGCTCTTCATTCTATGATCGGGATCGTATTCCAGGATACTTTCTTGTTCCATACTAGCATCCTAGAAAATATTCGCATGGGTCGTCCGGACGCAACTCCGGAAGAAGCGATCGAAGCCGCAAAGCTAGCGGAGATCCACGAATTCATTTCCGGACTTCCGGACGGTTATGAGACCATCGTTGGAGACAAGGGCTCCAAGCTTTCCGGTGGAGAAAAGCAAAGGATAGCGCTCGCAAGAGCATTGGTCCGTAATCCTCAGATCCTTCTCCTAGATGAGGCTACTTCTGCTTTGGATCCGATCACAGAGGCGCGCATTCTGAAGACTTTGCAAAAACTGAGAGAAGGAAGAACAATCGTGTCCGTTACTCATAGACTGACAGGATTGCATGCTGCGGATCAAGTCCTAGTCTTGAAGAATGGAAATTTGGATCCTCATCATTCTCCGGAGAACGAACCTTTTACTCCTCCGGCAATCGCTCTATAA
- a CDS encoding HD-GYP domain-containing protein: MDASRDLQKFDFTEEVIQHFRENRIIPVDFYNKHGQILIHKQDMASGDDINRLQKFEKQGIYFLSAEIAKIHPGSGKKNSSLDPSFDKLINPTLTLDMSKGATDILSEIKKFPLNGDHVKEINKSINAVLDDFKSSPNMETGLVNIIEVMKNAGMPVDSEVLTKRTVIAMALKVRAAKVFTKVDMEQKKAEQMNLMMASYLADIGYTQMKIPTHANLKPEELEYIKNHPIISYLMIANLPEIEDPVKSVVLNHHRPHRGEGMNNNYPQTKPLVQKLQSYREKYKDDFRKNLLATDIQKQVKSILTNSISYEDIGILSIAGEFASLTTPQPWREPMEALKAMKLILNNSFFAYNEKTLKDFFDHVGLSLCDNQPFIKVGDYVIVASQDSNRKVFFEICVIKESHKNSIRPMLERIGTVRPKFANNGKIRISGFEMDSLNIDRRRAVFNLERNADPRRIIYLVDEGLDPEFFDSLDRVVRETYPSRTSSDSDSPSKAGVS, encoded by the coding sequence ATGGACGCATCTAGAGACTTACAGAAATTCGATTTTACGGAAGAGGTGATCCAGCACTTTCGTGAGAACCGGATCATCCCCGTAGACTTTTATAATAAACACGGACAGATCCTGATCCATAAGCAGGATATGGCGTCCGGCGACGATATCAATCGTCTCCAAAAATTCGAGAAGCAAGGTATTTATTTTCTAAGCGCCGAGATCGCAAAGATCCATCCAGGCAGCGGAAAGAAGAATTCTTCCTTAGATCCTTCTTTTGATAAACTGATCAATCCTACTCTGACCTTGGATATGTCCAAGGGCGCTACGGACATCCTTTCGGAGATCAAGAAATTCCCTCTGAATGGGGATCATGTAAAAGAGATCAATAAGTCCATCAATGCGGTCCTAGATGATTTTAAATCTTCTCCTAATATGGAGACGGGACTCGTGAACATTATCGAGGTCATGAAAAATGCGGGGATGCCTGTAGACTCCGAAGTACTCACCAAAAGAACCGTGATCGCAATGGCTCTAAAAGTTCGGGCCGCTAAGGTATTTACCAAGGTGGACATGGAGCAGAAGAAGGCGGAGCAGATGAATCTGATGATGGCCTCTTATCTCGCCGATATCGGCTATACTCAGATGAAGATCCCGACTCACGCGAACCTAAAACCGGAAGAGTTGGAATATATCAAGAACCATCCTATCATTAGTTATCTCATGATCGCTAATCTTCCTGAAATAGAGGACCCAGTTAAATCTGTTGTACTCAACCACCATAGGCCTCATCGCGGAGAAGGGATGAATAATAATTATCCTCAGACCAAACCTTTGGTCCAAAAACTCCAGAGCTATCGAGAGAAATATAAGGACGATTTCCGAAAGAATCTTTTGGCAACGGATATCCAAAAGCAAGTAAAGAGCATTCTTACGAATAGTATTTCCTACGAGGATATAGGGATCCTTTCTATTGCTGGGGAATTTGCCTCCCTTACCACTCCTCAGCCTTGGCGGGAACCAATGGAAGCTCTCAAGGCGATGAAATTGATCTTGAATAATAGCTTTTTTGCATATAATGAAAAGACGTTAAAGGACTTCTTCGACCATGTGGGCCTTTCCCTTTGCGATAATCAGCCGTTTATCAAGGTGGGTGACTACGTAATTGTCGCATCTCAGGATTCCAATCGAAAAGTATTCTTCGAGATCTGTGTAATCAAAGAGTCACATAAGAATTCGATCCGACCCATGTTAGAAAGGATCGGGACTGTCCGGCCAAAATTCGCAAATAATGGAAAGATCAGGATCTCCGGCTTCGAAATGGACAGCCTAAATATTGATAGAAGAAGGGCTGTTTTCAATTTGGAACGGAACGCAGACCCGAGACGGATCATTTACTTGGTAGACGAAGGTTTGGATCCTGAATTTTTCGATTCGCTGGATCGAGTTGTGAGAGAAACATATCCCTCTAGGACTTCTTCGGATTCGGATTCTCCCTCGAAAGCGGGAGTTTCTTGA
- a CDS encoding SET domain-containing protein: MLKVPTYVADSPIGGLGVFAGRDIEEGELIWEFHPKTVWILTQQEVEALPERLRILIHTYSYLFEGEWYFCVDNSRFMNHSDNANTLEDKTGVNGQSNPAGRDRAVRKILKDEELTCNYKEFDQHWQTKLS, translated from the coding sequence ATGCTAAAAGTACCAACTTACGTAGCCGACTCTCCGATCGGAGGTTTAGGAGTCTTTGCCGGACGAGATATTGAAGAAGGAGAACTGATTTGGGAATTCCATCCTAAGACTGTATGGATCCTAACTCAGCAAGAAGTTGAGGCATTGCCTGAACGCTTGCGCATTCTGATACACACATACTCTTATTTGTTCGAAGGCGAATGGTACTTTTGCGTGGATAATTCCCGCTTCATGAACCATAGTGATAACGCAAATACTCTCGAGGATAAAACGGGAGTAAACGGTCAAAGCAATCCGGCAGGAAGGGACAGGGCAGTTCGCAAGATCCTAAAGGACGAGGAACTGACCTGCAATTACAAAGAGTTCGACCAGCACTGGCAAACAAAACTCTCTTAA